A window of Blastomonas sp. SL216 contains these coding sequences:
- the rpoN gene encoding RNA polymerase factor sigma-54, with protein MALGPRLDLRQSQSLVMTPQLQQAIRLLALSNIEIEAFIGEELERNPLLELGGEDGGGDIQLGGVDAVFDAPAAPPSDGDPAGSDELIGAGMGEVDRPLDIDLNGEVFHHDSASDCPERVAGEGSGGLDGALSLNDIATGGGADSDGWEDSLEYDLSLREHLHAQAGIVLSGVQLFIGRHLIELIDENGYLRGDLLQVSHQLGVPLAEVESALAAVQTLEPTGVGARDLAECLALQAREADRYDPCMARLIDNLELLARGALPQLKRICRVDDEDLADMIAELRQYDPKPGSRFGGSSIEAVVPDLFVVEREGKWMIEINSATLPRLLVNRSYAVSLTGGRHDAKSKAWLSECLAEANWLVKALDQRQRTIIKVASEIVKQQEGFFRNGVTHLRPLTLRSVADAIEMHESTVSRVTSHKYLSCARGLFELKYFFTSAIQATDGGDAVSASAVKSHIKALIDEEDAKNILSDDQLVDMLKERGFDIARRTVAKYREALGLGSSVQRRRQKKLQGAR; from the coding sequence ATGGCGCTGGGGCCGCGCCTTGATCTGAGACAGAGCCAGTCGCTGGTGATGACGCCGCAGCTGCAGCAGGCGATCCGGCTGCTTGCGCTGTCGAATATCGAGATCGAGGCGTTTATCGGCGAAGAGCTGGAGCGCAATCCGCTGCTCGAACTGGGCGGCGAGGATGGCGGTGGCGATATCCAGCTGGGCGGGGTCGATGCGGTGTTCGATGCTCCTGCTGCGCCCCCTTCCGATGGCGACCCTGCGGGCAGCGACGAGCTGATTGGCGCCGGCATGGGAGAGGTGGACCGCCCGCTCGACATCGACCTCAATGGCGAGGTGTTTCATCACGACAGCGCCAGCGACTGCCCCGAGCGCGTGGCGGGTGAAGGTTCAGGCGGGCTCGATGGCGCGCTTTCGCTCAATGACATTGCCACCGGCGGCGGCGCGGACAGCGACGGCTGGGAGGATTCGCTCGAATATGACCTGTCGCTGCGCGAGCATCTGCATGCCCAGGCGGGCATCGTGCTGTCCGGCGTGCAGCTGTTCATCGGCCGCCATCTGATCGAGCTGATCGACGAAAACGGCTATCTGCGCGGTGATCTGTTGCAGGTCTCGCACCAGCTTGGTGTGCCGCTGGCCGAGGTCGAATCGGCGCTGGCGGCGGTCCAGACGCTCGAGCCCACCGGCGTCGGCGCGCGCGATCTGGCCGAATGCCTCGCGCTCCAGGCGAGGGAGGCGGACCGCTATGATCCGTGCATGGCGCGGCTGATCGACAATCTGGAGCTGCTGGCGCGCGGTGCGTTGCCCCAGCTCAAGCGCATCTGCCGGGTCGATGACGAAGATCTCGCCGACATGATCGCGGAACTGCGCCAATACGACCCCAAGCCCGGCAGCCGCTTCGGCGGATCAAGCATCGAGGCAGTGGTGCCCGACCTGTTCGTGGTCGAGCGCGAAGGCAAATGGATGATCGAGATCAACAGCGCGACGCTGCCGCGGCTGCTGGTCAACCGTTCCTATGCCGTCTCGCTCACCGGGGGCCGCCACGATGCCAAGTCCAAGGCCTGGCTCAGCGAATGCCTGGCCGAGGCAAACTGGCTGGTAAAGGCGCTCGACCAGCGTCAGCGCACGATCATCAAGGTCGCGAGCGAGATCGTGAAGCAGCAGGAAGGTTTTTTCCGCAACGGTGTCACGCACCTGCGCCCATTGACGCTGCGCAGCGTCGCCGACGCCATCGAGATGCACGAATCGACCGTCAGCCGCGTCACCAGCCACAAATATTTGAGCTGCGCGCGCGGGCTGTTCGAGCTCAAATATTTCTTCACCAGCGCGATCCAGGCGACCGATGGCGGCGATGCTGTGTCCGCCTCTGCGGTGAAAAGCCATATCAAGGCGCTGATCGACGAGGAGGATGCCAAGAACATCCTGTCCGACGATCAGCTGGTCGACATGCTCAAGGAGCGCGGTTTCGACATCGCCCGGCGCACCGTCGCCAAATATCGGGAGGCACTGGGGCTCGGGTCTTCGGTGCAGCGCCGCCGCCAGAAGAAGCTGCAAGGCGCGCGCTGA
- a CDS encoding alpha glucosidase, giving the protein MTKPICDNRPSPDFDSDTGATRPWWKGASIYQIYPRSFADSNGDGIGDLAGITSRLEHIADLGVDAIWLSPFFPSPMKDFGYDVADYCGVDPIFGSLKDFDALVARAHDLGLKVLIDQVFSHSSDQHPWFVDSRSSATAAKADWYVWADAKADGSPPSNWQSVFGGPAWTWDARRGQYYMHNFLKEQPQLNVHNPEVQAALLDVLRFWLDRGVDGFRMDAVNFAMHDPQLRDNPPAPDNGKPRTRPFDFQLKIHNQSHADIPGFVERMRALIDGYGGKFTVAEVGGDDAEREMKLFTAGGTRFDSAYGFDFLYAEKLTPQIVAQAVTGWPDTPGTGWPSWAFENHDAPRALSRWAAPEHRDAFARLKILLLVALRGNIFLYQGEELGLPQVEIPFERLQDPEAIANWPLTLSRDGARTPMPWRRNANDMGFGSGDPWLPFGEDHAPLAVDAQSADPASLLNLTRAALGLRKAHPALAIGSIAILHCDADVLAFERIEGSERIIAAFNLAPEPAAWPSALPASGTVVMAVNDAGPGTLPGHGALLFTPD; this is encoded by the coding sequence ATGACCAAGCCGATCTGCGATAACCGGCCCAGCCCCGATTTCGACTCCGACACCGGTGCCACCCGCCCCTGGTGGAAGGGTGCCAGCATCTATCAGATCTATCCGCGCAGCTTTGCCGATTCCAACGGCGACGGCATCGGCGATCTGGCGGGCATCACCTCAAGGCTGGAGCATATCGCGGACCTTGGCGTCGATGCGATCTGGCTCTCGCCCTTCTTCCCGTCGCCGATGAAGGATTTTGGTTATGATGTGGCGGATTATTGCGGCGTCGACCCAATCTTCGGTTCGCTGAAGGATTTCGACGCATTGGTCGCGCGCGCGCATGACCTGGGCCTCAAGGTGCTGATCGATCAGGTGTTCTCGCACAGCTCGGACCAGCACCCCTGGTTCGTCGACAGCCGGTCGAGCGCCACCGCTGCCAAGGCCGACTGGTATGTCTGGGCCGATGCCAAGGCCGATGGCAGCCCGCCGAGCAACTGGCAGTCGGTGTTCGGCGGCCCGGCCTGGACCTGGGACGCGCGGCGCGGCCAGTATTACATGCACAATTTCCTGAAGGAGCAGCCGCAGCTCAACGTCCACAACCCTGAGGTGCAGGCAGCGTTGCTCGACGTGCTGCGCTTCTGGCTCGATCGCGGCGTCGACGGCTTCCGCATGGATGCGGTCAATTTCGCGATGCACGATCCGCAATTGCGCGACAATCCGCCCGCGCCCGACAATGGCAAGCCGCGCACCCGGCCGTTCGATTTCCAGCTGAAGATCCACAACCAGTCGCATGCCGACATTCCCGGCTTTGTCGAGCGGATGCGCGCGCTGATCGATGGCTATGGCGGCAAGTTCACCGTCGCCGAAGTCGGCGGCGACGATGCCGAGCGCGAGATGAAGCTGTTCACTGCCGGCGGCACCCGGTTCGACAGCGCCTATGGCTTCGATTTCCTCTATGCCGAAAAGCTGACGCCGCAGATCGTGGCGCAGGCGGTGACCGGCTGGCCCGACACGCCCGGCACCGGCTGGCCGAGCTGGGCCTTCGAGAACCATGACGCACCGCGCGCGCTGTCGCGCTGGGCCGCGCCCGAGCATCGCGATGCGTTTGCAAGGCTCAAGATCCTGCTGCTCGTCGCGCTGCGCGGCAACATCTTCCTCTATCAGGGCGAGGAACTGGGCCTGCCGCAGGTGGAGATTCCGTTCGAGCGGCTGCAGGACCCCGAGGCGATCGCCAACTGGCCGCTGACGCTCAGCCGCGACGGCGCGCGCACGCCGATGCCGTGGCGGCGCAACGCCAACGACATGGGCTTTGGCAGCGGCGATCCCTGGCTTCCCTTTGGCGAGGATCACGCGCCGCTCGCGGTCGATGCCCAAAGTGCAGACCCGGCCTCGCTGCTCAACCTCACCCGCGCCGCGCTTGGCTTGCGCAAGGCGCATCCGGCGCTGGCGATCGGCAGCATCGCGATCCTGCATTGCGACGCGGACGTCCTGGCCTTCGAGCGTATCGAGGGAAGCGAACGCATCATCGCCGCGTTCAACCTCGCGCCCGAGCCTGCCGCCTGGCCCTCCGCCCTGCCCGCATCGGGCACGGTGGTGATGGCGGTGAACGATGCCGGGCCCGGCACCCTGCCCGGCCATGGCGCGCTGCTGTTCACCCCCGACTGA
- a CDS encoding alpha-amylase family glycosyl hydrolase: MARVWKTLALATALAASAPIAAQAPDYGAATVRQRPPQDEIIYFVLPDRFANGDASNDRGGLKGDRLKTGFDPAHKGFFHGGDLKGLTDKLDYIQRLGVTAIWFAPIFQNKPVQGEPGQESAGYHGYWVTDFTKVDSHFGTNDEFRAFVDAAHARGIKVYMDIITNHTADVIYFQECVGQPVCAYRSKADYPYWTRGGLDGARINGGFEGDSVRTAENFAQLTDPTYAYTPQLPKGEEQIKVPAWLNDPIHYHNRGNTSFYGEDSRYGDFVGLDDLMTESPRVVEGFIDIYGSWIDRFGVDGFRIDTARHVNPEFWASFAPAMLERAKAKGIEHFHIFGEVANDAMDPGFLAQHTRRDKLPAVLDFAFQAAVRDMLTGKAGTDLFASLIAGDVLYEGGEATALTLPTFLGNHDMGRLGHMLDKAHPGASEAERLDRMRLAHVLLMTARGVPTIYYGDEQGFTGDGNDQDAREDMFASRVASYNDNRLVGSSATTAAENFDPAHPLYALIAELAAIRKAHPRLRDGRTVLRHYGPRPGLLAFTRGEDDGEEILVAVNTSDQPVSLNVEVGYRSRAFIGLAGSCPTTASAPGSVAISLPPLGYAICRATPID, from the coding sequence ATGGCGCGAGTTTGGAAAACGCTGGCCCTGGCAACGGCGCTCGCCGCTTCTGCGCCCATCGCGGCACAGGCCCCCGATTATGGCGCCGCGACGGTGCGCCAGCGTCCGCCGCAGGACGAGATCATCTATTTCGTGCTGCCCGACCGCTTCGCCAATGGCGATGCCAGCAACGATCGCGGCGGGCTGAAGGGCGATCGGCTGAAGACCGGGTTCGACCCCGCGCACAAGGGATTCTTCCACGGCGGCGATCTGAAGGGCCTTACGGACAAGCTCGACTATATCCAGCGCCTGGGCGTCACCGCGATCTGGTTTGCGCCGATCTTCCAGAACAAGCCCGTGCAGGGCGAGCCTGGCCAGGAAAGCGCGGGCTATCACGGCTATTGGGTGACCGATTTCACCAAGGTCGACAGCCATTTCGGCACCAATGACGAATTCCGGGCCTTTGTCGATGCTGCGCACGCGCGCGGCATCAAGGTCTATATGGACATCATCACCAACCACACTGCCGATGTGATCTATTTCCAGGAATGCGTCGGCCAGCCGGTTTGCGCCTATCGCTCCAAGGCGGATTATCCGTACTGGACCAGGGGCGGCCTCGATGGCGCGCGGATCAACGGCGGATTCGAGGGCGATAGCGTGCGCACCGCAGAGAATTTCGCGCAGCTGACCGATCCGACCTACGCCTATACGCCGCAGCTGCCCAAGGGCGAGGAGCAGATCAAGGTCCCCGCCTGGCTGAATGATCCGATCCATTACCACAATCGCGGCAATACCAGCTTCTACGGCGAGGATTCGCGCTATGGCGATTTCGTCGGGCTCGACGACCTGATGACCGAAAGCCCGCGCGTGGTCGAAGGTTTCATCGACATCTACGGCAGCTGGATCGACCGGTTCGGCGTGGATGGGTTCCGCATCGATACCGCGCGGCACGTGAATCCCGAATTCTGGGCCAGCTTCGCCCCGGCCATGCTCGAACGCGCAAAGGCGAAGGGCATAGAGCATTTCCACATCTTCGGAGAGGTCGCCAACGATGCAATGGACCCCGGCTTCCTGGCGCAGCACACAAGGCGCGACAAGCTGCCCGCGGTGCTCGACTTCGCCTTCCAGGCCGCAGTGCGCGACATGCTCACTGGCAAGGCGGGGACCGACCTGTTCGCCAGCCTGATCGCGGGCGATGTGCTGTACGAGGGCGGCGAGGCCACCGCGCTTACGCTGCCCACGTTCCTCGGCAATCACGACATGGGCAGGCTCGGGCATATGCTCGACAAGGCGCATCCGGGCGCCAGCGAGGCCGAACGGCTCGACCGGATGAGGCTGGCGCATGTGCTGCTGATGACCGCGCGCGGCGTGCCGACGATCTATTATGGCGACGAGCAGGGCTTTACCGGTGACGGCAACGACCAGGACGCGCGCGAGGACATGTTCGCAAGCCGCGTCGCCAGCTATAACGACAACCGGCTGGTGGGATCATCGGCCACCACCGCAGCCGAGAATTTCGACCCCGCGCACCCGCTCTACGCGCTGATCGCCGAACTGGCAGCGATCCGCAAGGCGCACCCCCGGCTCCGCGATGGCCGCACGGTGCTGCGCCATTACGGCCCCAGACCCGGCCTGCTCGCCTTCACGCGCGGCGAGGATGACGGCGAGGAAATCCTGGTCGCGGTCAACACGTCCGACCAGCCGGTCAGCCTGAACGTAGAGGTCGGCTATCGTTCGCGCGCGTTCATCGGCCTTGCGGGCAGCTGCCCGACCACCGCCAGCGCGCCGGGATCGGTGGCGATCAGCCTCCCGCCGCTCGGCTATGCCATCTGCCGCGCCACCCCGATCGACTGA
- the lptB gene encoding LPS export ABC transporter ATP-binding protein, whose product MNDVAPQGLLSGTAADPSTSRDGLNVVSIAKSYDKKVVLSDVSLQVAKGEVLGLLGPNGAGKTTCFYSIMGLVKPNSGRIMLDGVDITPLPMYRRAILGLGYLPQETSIFRGMSVEQNISAVLELVEPDVTARAERLETLLDEFGLTRLRASPAMALSGGERRRCEIARALAASPSIILLDEPFAGIDPLSIADIRDLIKQLKSRGIGVLITDHNVRETLDIVDRACIIYDGKVLFAGTPEALVADENVRRLYLGEGFAL is encoded by the coding sequence ATGAACGATGTTGCCCCCCAGGGCCTGCTCAGCGGTACCGCAGCCGATCCGTCGACGTCGCGCGACGGCCTGAATGTCGTCTCGATCGCCAAGAGCTATGACAAGAAGGTCGTGCTGTCCGACGTCTCGCTGCAGGTCGCCAAGGGTGAGGTGCTGGGCCTGCTCGGCCCCAATGGCGCGGGCAAGACCACCTGCTTCTATTCGATCATGGGGTTGGTAAAGCCCAATTCGGGCCGCATCATGCTCGATGGCGTCGATATCACGCCGCTGCCGATGTACCGCCGCGCGATCCTGGGTCTGGGCTATCTGCCGCAGGAAACCTCGATCTTTCGCGGCATGTCGGTCGAACAGAATATCAGCGCGGTGCTCGAACTGGTCGAACCCGACGTGACCGCGCGGGCTGAGCGGCTGGAAACGCTGCTCGACGAATTCGGCCTGACCCGGCTGCGCGCTTCGCCAGCGATGGCGCTGTCGGGCGGCGAGCGTCGGCGCTGCGAGATCGCCCGCGCGCTGGCCGCCAGCCCCTCGATCATCCTGCTTGACGAGCCGTTCGCGGGGATCGATCCGCTGTCGATCGCCGACATTCGCGATCTCATCAAGCAGCTCAAGTCGCGCGGCATCGGCGTGCTGATCACCGATCACAATGTCCGCGAGACGCTCGATATCGTCGACCGCGCCTGCATCATCTATGATGGCAAGGTGCTGTTCGCCGGAACGCCCGAGGCTCTGGTTGCCGACGAGAATGTCCGCAGGCTGTATCTGGGCGAGGGCTTTGCGCTGTGA
- a CDS encoding glycoside hydrolase family 97 protein has translation MIALITWLAMVALPAFAQGSPAASVASPDGRVRIDITVDGEGWAHYAVSRDGKPLIAPSRLGFQFTDQDGFGRNSRVTGTETATVDTRWDLPWGERRTVTDRHNELLVRLVSPGASDALSDNPADRPIAIRFRAFDNGIGFRYEFAARADRKPWRIADELTEFVIAAPGQAWWIQAGDWNRYEYLYHATQIDQVSAAHTPMTVKLADGTHLAFHEAALVDYAAMWLKRVDGQRFRATLSPSSRGAKVERTGAFTTPWRSIRIADTAGGLYDNDLELNLNTPNRLGDTSWFTPHKYVGVWWEMHLETRSWASGPKHGATNENVRRHIDFAAKHGFRGVLVEGWNKGWDGNWFGNGRDFDFVQSTPDFDLPDLAAYARQHGVRLIGHHETGGNIAKYESQLSAALDLYVRHGVDAVKTGYVADAGGIIAPGDRPGEQRMEWHDGQRMAQHHLKVVQEAAARRIAVNPHEPIKDTGLRRTYPNWVSREGARGGEYQAWGTPGNGPKHAPTLVFTRMLAGPMDYTPGILSLKGRGRRDLESTLARELALYVVLYSPIQMVADLIENLEAHLRELAFIEAVPTDWAETRTLLGEVGQMAVIARKDRNGPDWYVGGVTDDRARDAAIDLSFLPQGSRWRAHIWRDGDKADYRTDARHEIVIEQKPVGAGDTLTIRMAPGGGFALRLERLDR, from the coding sequence ATGATAGCTCTGATCACCTGGCTGGCGATGGTCGCTCTGCCCGCTTTTGCGCAAGGTTCGCCCGCCGCCAGCGTCGCCTCGCCCGATGGCCGGGTGCGGATCGACATCACCGTGGATGGCGAAGGCTGGGCGCACTATGCGGTCAGCCGCGACGGCAAGCCGCTGATTGCGCCTTCACGACTGGGATTCCAGTTCACCGATCAGGATGGCTTCGGCCGCAACAGCCGCGTGACAGGCACCGAAACCGCGACCGTCGATACGCGCTGGGACCTGCCCTGGGGCGAGCGCAGGACGGTGACCGACCGGCATAACGAGCTGTTGGTGCGGCTGGTATCACCCGGCGCGAGCGATGCGCTGAGCGACAACCCCGCCGACCGCCCGATCGCGATCCGCTTTCGCGCTTTCGACAACGGCATCGGCTTTCGCTACGAATTTGCCGCCCGTGCCGATCGAAAGCCCTGGCGCATCGCCGACGAGCTGACCGAATTCGTCATCGCCGCGCCCGGCCAGGCCTGGTGGATCCAGGCGGGCGACTGGAACCGCTACGAATATCTCTATCACGCTACCCAAATCGATCAGGTCTCTGCCGCGCACACGCCGATGACGGTGAAACTGGCCGATGGCACGCATTTGGCGTTCCACGAAGCGGCTCTCGTCGATTATGCCGCGATGTGGCTCAAGCGCGTCGACGGCCAGCGTTTCCGCGCGACGCTCTCTCCCTCGAGCCGGGGCGCGAAAGTCGAGCGCACGGGCGCCTTCACCACCCCCTGGCGCAGCATCCGCATCGCAGACACTGCAGGCGGGCTGTACGACAATGACCTCGAGCTCAACCTCAACACCCCCAACCGGCTTGGCGACACGAGCTGGTTCACCCCGCACAAATATGTCGGCGTGTGGTGGGAAATGCATCTCGAGACCAGGAGCTGGGCGAGCGGCCCGAAGCACGGCGCGACCAACGAGAACGTCCGCCGCCATATCGATTTCGCAGCAAAGCACGGCTTTCGCGGGGTGCTGGTCGAAGGGTGGAACAAGGGCTGGGACGGCAACTGGTTCGGCAATGGCCGCGATTTCGATTTCGTTCAGAGCACGCCCGATTTCGACCTGCCCGACCTTGCCGCCTATGCGCGCCAGCATGGCGTCCGCCTGATCGGCCATCACGAGACCGGCGGCAATATCGCCAAATATGAAAGCCAGTTGAGCGCGGCGCTCGACCTGTATGTCCGGCACGGCGTCGATGCGGTGAAGACCGGCTATGTCGCCGATGCCGGCGGCATCATCGCGCCGGGCGACCGGCCCGGCGAGCAGCGGATGGAATGGCATGACGGCCAGCGCATGGCGCAGCACCACCTGAAAGTGGTGCAGGAGGCCGCCGCGCGCCGCATTGCGGTCAACCCGCACGAGCCGATCAAGGATACGGGCCTCCGTCGCACCTATCCCAACTGGGTGAGCCGCGAAGGCGCGCGCGGCGGCGAATATCAGGCCTGGGGTACGCCGGGCAACGGACCCAAGCACGCGCCGACCCTGGTATTCACCCGGATGCTCGCCGGCCCGATGGACTACACGCCGGGCATCCTCTCGCTGAAGGGACGCGGCAGGCGCGACCTTGAATCGACGCTGGCACGCGAGCTTGCGCTTTACGTGGTGCTCTATTCGCCGATCCAGATGGTCGCCGATCTGATCGAGAATCTGGAAGCGCACCTGCGCGAGCTGGCGTTCATCGAGGCTGTGCCGACCGACTGGGCGGAGACCCGCACATTGCTCGGCGAGGTCGGCCAGATGGCGGTCATCGCGCGCAAGGATCGCAACGGGCCCGACTGGTATGTCGGCGGCGTCACCGATGACCGCGCGCGCGACGCCGCGATCGACCTGTCCTTCCTGCCCCAGGGCTCGCGCTGGCGCGCGCATATCTGGCGCGATGGCGACAAGGCCGATTACCGCACCGACGCGCGGCACGAGATCGTCATCGAGCAGAAACCGGTTGGTGCCGGCGACACGCTCACGATCCGCATGGCACCGGGTGGCGGCTTTGCGCTGCGGCTGGAGCGGCTGGACCGGTGA
- a CDS encoding alpha/beta hydrolase-fold protein produces the protein MSLIRLALALLALALAPALRAEDAGRLLQYERIAAAGLPDQRLTIWLPPGYDAGVRRYPVLYMHDGHNLFDRRFSNFDKIWAADKAMLRASASGAVEPHIIIGIWAPGADRFRQYLPRNIHDAASPSLRARMDAAAGGPILSHVYLEWIAGPLKTWVDANFRTRTGRDDTAIMGSSMGGLMSCYAFLNRPDIFGRAACISTHWPAIDPRAVEGGDPELIRLWDRWFAEKLGPPDDRRLWLDHGTATLDAFYAPYQQAVDARIAASGWQKGQDWESRVYEGAEHEENAWAARLPEIMGWLLRRE, from the coding sequence GTGAGCCTGATCCGGCTCGCGCTGGCGCTGCTGGCGCTCGCGCTCGCCCCCGCGCTGCGGGCAGAGGATGCGGGACGGCTGCTGCAGTACGAGCGGATCGCGGCCGCCGGCCTGCCCGACCAGCGCCTCACCATCTGGCTGCCGCCGGGCTATGATGCCGGGGTGCGGCGCTATCCGGTGCTGTACATGCACGACGGGCACAATCTGTTCGACCGGCGCTTTTCCAATTTCGACAAGATCTGGGCGGCGGACAAGGCGATGCTGCGGGCCTCGGCCAGCGGCGCGGTCGAGCCGCATATCATCATCGGCATCTGGGCCCCCGGCGCGGACCGCTTCCGCCAGTATCTGCCGCGCAACATTCACGACGCCGCGTCACCCAGCTTGCGCGCGCGGATGGACGCGGCGGCGGGTGGCCCGATCCTCTCGCACGTCTATCTCGAATGGATCGCAGGGCCGCTCAAGACCTGGGTGGATGCGAACTTCCGCACCCGCACCGGGCGCGACGATACCGCGATCATGGGATCGAGCATGGGCGGGCTGATGAGCTGCTACGCCTTCCTCAATCGCCCTGACATTTTCGGCCGCGCCGCGTGCATCAGCACGCACTGGCCCGCCATCGATCCGCGCGCGGTGGAGGGCGGCGATCCCGAACTGATCCGGCTATGGGACCGCTGGTTCGCCGAGAAGCTGGGCCCACCCGACGACCGCCGCCTCTGGCTCGACCACGGCACCGCCACGCTCGACGCCTTTTACGCGCCTTATCAGCAGGCCGTCGACGCCCGCATCGCTGCCTCGGGTTGGCAAAAGGGCCAGGACTGGGAAAGCCGGGTGTACGAGGGCGCCGAACACGAGGAAAACGCTTGGGCCGCGCGGTTGCCGGAGATCATGGGGTGGTTGTTAAGGCGGGAGTGA
- a CDS encoding LON peptidase substrate-binding domain-containing protein encodes MAAMVAQRISIFPLTGVILFPGLQVPLHIFEPRYRALVSDAMARDRQIGMIQPRGAGEPPPLFDMGCVGRIIDVEALEDGRYNLVLEGFARFRVMRELDVTTPFRQIEAELIEENEIDQALSSVERASLERESQRFANAQGYSVDWDSVARLDDRSLVNGIAQIAPFDAAAKQALLEAEGLKVRADLLVQLMQFFGRRDSDDPQVTLQ; translated from the coding sequence ATGGCCGCGATGGTCGCACAGCGCATATCCATTTTTCCGCTGACCGGCGTGATCCTGTTTCCGGGACTGCAGGTGCCGCTGCACATTTTCGAACCGCGTTATCGCGCGCTGGTCAGCGACGCCATGGCGCGTGACCGGCAGATCGGCATGATCCAGCCGCGCGGTGCGGGCGAACCGCCGCCGCTGTTCGACATGGGCTGTGTCGGCCGCATCATCGATGTCGAAGCCCTGGAGGATGGCCGCTACAATCTGGTGCTCGAAGGCTTTGCTCGTTTCCGCGTGATGCGCGAACTGGACGTGACCACGCCATTTCGCCAGATCGAGGCCGAGCTGATCGAGGAAAACGAGATCGACCAGGCGCTGTCCAGCGTCGAGCGGGCGAGCCTGGAGCGCGAATCGCAACGCTTTGCCAATGCGCAGGGCTATAGCGTCGACTGGGATTCGGTCGCGCGGCTCGATGACCGTTCGCTGGTCAACGGCATCGCCCAGATCGCGCCGTTCGATGCGGCCGCGAAACAGGCTTTGCTCGAAGCCGAAGGCCTCAAGGTCCGCGCCGATCTGCTGGTGCAGCTGATGCAGTTCTTCGGCCGCCGCGACAGCGATGATCCCCAGGTGACGCTGCAGTAA
- a CDS encoding tetratricopeptide repeat protein codes for MGLTTEEHKAVEAFRSKVVEPSMTKLVILDFWAEWCGPCKALTPVLEKIAETYADKGVVLVKVNVDEERFIAAQFQIQSIPTVYAMFQGQPVANLTNARTESQLAGILDQLLAKLPIQAGDDAAQGPDIAPLIAMGEEVLAEGDGERAAGIFAQILDMVPDSVPAIAGLVRALAAADKVAEAQALLDDLPPEIVADPALERAKAALALVADKADDSEIAGLRAAVESAPDDHAARYDLAVALFAAGSRDEAADHLLAIVRADKDWNEGAARARLLQIFEAVGLEDPWVSATRRKLSAALFG; via the coding sequence ATGGGTTTGACGACCGAAGAGCACAAGGCGGTCGAGGCATTTCGCAGCAAGGTGGTCGAACCGTCGATGACCAAGCTCGTCATCCTCGATTTCTGGGCGGAATGGTGCGGGCCGTGCAAGGCGCTGACGCCGGTGCTGGAAAAGATCGCCGAAACCTATGCCGACAAGGGCGTGGTGCTGGTGAAGGTCAATGTCGATGAGGAACGCTTCATCGCCGCGCAGTTCCAGATCCAGTCGATTCCCACCGTCTACGCGATGTTCCAGGGCCAGCCGGTCGCCAACCTCACCAACGCGCGCACCGAATCGCAGCTGGCCGGCATTTTGGACCAGCTGCTCGCCAAGCTGCCGATCCAGGCGGGCGATGACGCGGCGCAGGGCCCCGATATCGCGCCGTTGATCGCTATGGGCGAAGAGGTGCTGGCCGAGGGCGATGGCGAGCGCGCGGCAGGCATTTTCGCGCAGATACTCGATATGGTGCCCGATAGCGTGCCCGCGATTGCCGGGCTGGTGCGAGCGTTGGCCGCCGCTGACAAGGTGGCCGAAGCGCAGGCGCTGCTCGATGACCTGCCCCCCGAGATCGTGGCCGACCCCGCGCTGGAACGCGCCAAGGCCGCGCTGGCGCTGGTCGCCGACAAGGCCGATGACAGCGAGATTGCCGGATTGCGGGCCGCCGTCGAATCGGCCCCGGACGACCATGCCGCGCGCTATGACCTGGCCGTGGCGCTGTTCGCCGCCGGATCGCGCGACGAGGCAGCGGACCATCTGCTCGCCATCGTGCGCGCCGACAAGGATTGGAACGAGGGCGCGGCACGGGCCCGGCTGCTGCAGATTTTCGAGGCGGTGGGCCTGGAAGACCCCTGGGTTTCGGCGACGCGGCGCAAGCTTTCCGCCGCGTTGTTCGGCTGA